In the genome of Gordonia rubripertincta, one region contains:
- a CDS encoding endonuclease domain-containing protein, translating into MNAEVLRQLRRGWYATVTANPTVVAAIKAGGVLSCVAALKLHKVWIPPMDTATHVRGTEDSHRRSSGFCRRYGRPPAATSAVDDVVTALQHAVRCLDHEGVVVVLDSILDRRLMNRAEVITALADCPREIRNLLDKCEWAESGTETMVRIRLRARNIKVSSQVTIDGVGRVDFLVGKRLIIEVDGMEYHANRAQFERDRERDRKAVELGYLVVRLTYNQVVYQWEQVEESILTLIRRREHLADPAEPSTVSQTPHWADEIE; encoded by the coding sequence GTGAACGCAGAGGTTCTACGACAGCTTCGTCGGGGCTGGTATGCCACGGTCACCGCGAACCCGACAGTCGTCGCCGCGATCAAGGCCGGTGGAGTGCTGAGCTGCGTGGCGGCGCTCAAGCTGCACAAGGTGTGGATACCACCGATGGACACCGCGACTCATGTTCGCGGAACAGAGGATTCACACCGTCGCTCGTCGGGCTTCTGCCGACGTTACGGACGCCCGCCCGCAGCGACAAGCGCAGTGGATGATGTCGTCACCGCGCTGCAGCACGCCGTTCGATGCCTGGATCACGAGGGCGTTGTGGTCGTACTGGATTCGATTCTCGATCGGCGCCTGATGAATCGCGCTGAGGTGATCACCGCGCTGGCAGACTGCCCTCGCGAGATCCGAAACCTTCTGGACAAGTGCGAGTGGGCCGAATCCGGCACGGAGACCATGGTCCGCATCCGACTCCGCGCCCGCAACATCAAGGTGTCGTCACAGGTGACCATCGACGGTGTCGGCCGGGTCGACTTCCTCGTGGGTAAGCGCCTGATCATCGAAGTCGACGGCATGGAGTACCACGCCAACCGGGCGCAGTTCGAACGCGATCGCGAACGCGACCGTAAGGCCGTCGAGCTCGGTTACCTCGTTGTCCGACTCACCTACAACCAGGTGGTCTACCAGTGGGAACAGGTCGAGGAGTCGATTCTGACACTCATCCGGCGGCGTGAGCACCTCGCTGATCCGGCAGAGCCGTCGACGGTGTCGCAAACCCCGCACTGGGCAGACGAAATTGAGTAG
- a CDS encoding bifunctional nitrate reductase/sulfite reductase flavoprotein subunit alpha, with the protein MSLCAYCGVGCGMEMRLDESGGLTKTVGRADHPTNFGRLCTKGSTTADMLASGGRLDAPLVRDDRGGRPRRGDLDTVITDTAQRLRAIVDEHGPDAVALYVSGQMSLEAQYLSNKLAKGFIGTNQIESNSRLCMASAGTGYKLSLGSDGPPGSYQDFDHADVFLVIGSNMADCHPILFLRMMDRVKAGAKLIVVDPRRTATADKADLFLQIESGTDLAFLNGLLHLLISGGHTDDEFIASFTDGFEQMPEFAAQYPPEVVESITGIAADDLRTAATMIGEASNWMSCWTMGLNQSTHGTWNTNALVNLHLATGAICRLGSGPFSLTGQPNAMGGREMGYMGPGLPGQRSVLSEADRTFGETAWGIPSGTLRTDVGGGTIDMFRRMADGDIKACWIICTNPVASVGNRKTVIEGLERADLVITQDAFAETETNQYADVVLPATLWSESTGIMVNSERNLTLFEPALAAPGQAIPDWEIIARIASEMGYADAFSYSSAEEVFDEIKQFANPNTGYDLRGVTYDGLRRTPMQWPCPPSSDGADLLADGARNPIRYLNDGRSQTLHRLDDGTVPRLAFATPTRRAQFFARPHLDAEELPDADYPFLLNTGRLPHQWHTMTKTGRVAKLNKLNPEPFVELHPEDAARLDIGAKDKVEVASRRGRAVLPARISDRVRPGNCFVPFHWNDAFGEHLSINAVTSDAVDPLSQQPELKVCAVTLTKVAGSPSAVPPVTGSSELADALGVSGVPVPELSPAEQLYLAGLATGVSTAGISGTPPGVPSVPADAPLRAEVRLWASGLLAGMYSRAGAATPPAPSPDSDDSTSTITVLWASQMGNAEELAAETAERMKANGLRADAKSMDEVEVGELRGTALFVTSTTGDGDPPDNGTAFWDALNGAEAPDLSEVDYAVLALGDSNYDDFCGHGRNLDERIGELGGRRIVDRVDCEPDFEETAGSWLNDVIRAISTGNRAPVSGVTDDRVTVVSEPADSAAAPSVRTAPAYSRKKPLATSLVRNVKLNAEGSQKDVRNFGFRLPADTLTYQAGDALGVWPLNNPSLVEEFLDRTGLDGGHTVTVGGDDMPLYQALRERLEFARVTPDLVRFVGERSGSDDLKALATAGNKSEFNDWSWGRQSVDVLAERPIHADVDEWLAVLKPLAPRSYSISSSPLESPGEVQLTVNAVRYNRCGIQRGGVCSTFLADHAEDTEVGVFVTSTTHFRPPADPDTPMIMIGPGTGIAPFRGFLREREALGHNGKNWLFFGEQYSATDFYYRDELTTMLGDGLLTRLDVAFSRDQDRKIYVQDRMVEHGEELYRWLHDGAHVYVCGDASRMAKDVDATLKGIVAQHGRRSPASAEAYVKALAADKRYVRDVY; encoded by the coding sequence ATGTCGCTGTGCGCCTACTGCGGCGTCGGCTGCGGAATGGAGATGCGGCTCGACGAGTCCGGCGGACTCACCAAGACCGTCGGCCGCGCCGACCATCCGACGAACTTCGGTCGGTTGTGCACCAAGGGGTCGACCACCGCCGACATGCTCGCCTCCGGCGGCCGGCTCGACGCACCCCTCGTCCGCGACGACCGGGGCGGCCGGCCACGTCGCGGCGACCTCGACACCGTCATCACCGACACCGCGCAACGGTTGCGCGCCATCGTCGACGAACACGGTCCCGACGCCGTGGCGCTGTACGTCTCCGGCCAGATGTCGCTCGAGGCGCAGTACCTGTCCAACAAACTGGCCAAGGGTTTCATCGGCACCAACCAGATCGAGTCGAACTCGCGCCTGTGCATGGCCAGCGCCGGCACGGGATACAAGCTGTCGCTGGGCTCCGACGGTCCGCCCGGGTCGTATCAGGACTTCGACCACGCCGACGTCTTCCTGGTCATCGGATCGAACATGGCCGACTGTCACCCCATCCTCTTCCTGCGGATGATGGACCGGGTCAAGGCGGGCGCCAAGCTGATCGTCGTCGACCCGCGGCGCACCGCGACCGCCGACAAGGCCGACCTGTTCCTGCAGATCGAGTCCGGTACCGACCTCGCCTTCCTGAACGGCCTACTGCACCTGCTGATCTCCGGCGGTCACACCGACGACGAGTTCATCGCGTCGTTCACCGACGGTTTCGAGCAGATGCCCGAGTTCGCGGCGCAGTATCCGCCGGAGGTCGTCGAATCCATCACCGGCATCGCCGCCGACGACCTGCGCACCGCGGCCACGATGATCGGCGAAGCGAGCAACTGGATGAGTTGCTGGACAATGGGTCTCAACCAGTCGACGCACGGCACCTGGAACACCAACGCTCTGGTCAACCTGCACCTCGCGACGGGCGCCATCTGCCGCCTCGGCAGCGGACCGTTCTCCCTGACCGGGCAGCCGAACGCGATGGGTGGCCGCGAGATGGGTTATATGGGGCCGGGATTGCCGGGCCAGCGGTCGGTGCTGTCCGAGGCGGACCGCACGTTCGGGGAGACCGCGTGGGGCATCCCGTCCGGCACGCTGCGCACGGACGTCGGTGGCGGCACCATCGACATGTTCCGCAGGATGGCCGACGGCGACATCAAGGCCTGCTGGATCATCTGCACCAATCCCGTTGCCTCGGTTGGCAACCGGAAGACCGTGATCGAAGGTCTGGAACGAGCCGATCTCGTGATCACCCAGGACGCCTTCGCCGAGACGGAGACCAACCAGTACGCCGACGTCGTGCTGCCGGCGACGCTGTGGTCGGAATCGACCGGGATCATGGTGAATTCGGAGCGGAACCTCACCCTGTTCGAGCCTGCTCTCGCCGCACCCGGGCAGGCGATCCCGGACTGGGAAATCATCGCGCGCATCGCGTCGGAGATGGGGTACGCCGACGCGTTCTCCTACTCGAGTGCCGAGGAGGTCTTCGACGAGATCAAACAGTTCGCCAATCCGAACACCGGCTACGACCTGCGGGGCGTCACCTACGACGGTTTGCGCCGGACTCCGATGCAATGGCCGTGCCCGCCGTCGTCCGACGGAGCCGACCTTCTCGCCGACGGTGCGCGCAATCCGATCCGGTACCTGAACGACGGCCGGAGTCAGACCCTGCATCGTCTCGACGACGGGACGGTGCCTCGGCTGGCATTCGCCACACCCACGCGCCGCGCCCAGTTCTTCGCACGGCCCCACCTCGACGCCGAGGAGCTACCGGACGCCGACTATCCGTTCCTGCTCAACACCGGTCGGCTGCCGCATCAGTGGCACACGATGACCAAGACCGGCCGGGTCGCCAAGCTGAACAAGCTGAACCCCGAACCGTTCGTCGAACTCCATCCGGAGGATGCCGCACGCCTGGACATCGGAGCGAAGGACAAGGTCGAGGTGGCGTCGCGTCGCGGACGAGCGGTGTTGCCCGCCAGGATCTCCGACCGGGTGCGCCCCGGGAACTGCTTCGTGCCGTTCCATTGGAACGACGCCTTCGGCGAACACCTCTCCATCAACGCGGTCACCTCAGATGCCGTGGATCCCCTGTCGCAGCAGCCGGAACTCAAGGTGTGCGCCGTGACGCTGACCAAGGTCGCGGGGTCACCGTCGGCGGTGCCACCGGTCACCGGTTCGTCCGAGTTGGCTGATGCACTCGGCGTTTCGGGGGTCCCCGTTCCGGAGCTGTCACCGGCGGAGCAGCTGTATCTGGCCGGGTTGGCCACGGGTGTCTCGACCGCCGGCATTTCCGGAACTCCACCGGGTGTTCCCTCGGTCCCGGCCGACGCGCCGCTGCGCGCGGAGGTCCGACTGTGGGCGTCCGGCCTGCTGGCCGGGATGTACTCGCGCGCCGGCGCCGCGACGCCGCCTGCGCCGTCACCGGATTCGGATGATTCGACCAGCACGATCACCGTGCTGTGGGCGTCGCAGATGGGCAACGCGGAGGAGCTGGCCGCCGAGACCGCTGAGCGCATGAAGGCGAACGGTCTCCGGGCCGACGCGAAGTCGATGGACGAGGTCGAGGTCGGCGAACTACGGGGTACCGCACTCTTCGTCACGTCCACCACCGGCGACGGCGATCCGCCGGACAACGGCACAGCGTTCTGGGATGCGCTGAACGGTGCTGAGGCACCGGACCTTTCCGAGGTCGACTATGCGGTGCTCGCCCTCGGCGACTCGAACTATGACGACTTCTGCGGCCACGGACGCAACCTCGACGAACGGATCGGCGAGCTCGGCGGTCGTCGGATCGTCGACCGGGTCGATTGCGAACCCGACTTCGAGGAGACGGCCGGGAGCTGGCTCAACGACGTGATCCGCGCGATCAGCACCGGCAACCGTGCACCGGTCTCCGGCGTGACCGACGATCGGGTCACCGTGGTCAGCGAGCCCGCGGACTCCGCGGCCGCCCCGTCGGTACGGACCGCGCCTGCCTACTCCCGCAAGAAGCCGCTGGCCACCTCGCTGGTTCGGAACGTGAAGCTGAACGCCGAGGGCTCGCAGAAGGATGTGCGCAACTTCGGGTTCCGGCTGCCGGCGGACACCCTGACCTACCAGGCCGGCGATGCACTCGGCGTGTGGCCGTTGAACAATCCGTCCCTCGTCGAGGAGTTCCTCGACCGGACCGGACTCGACGGCGGACACACGGTGACGGTCGGTGGCGACGACATGCCGCTGTACCAGGCGCTACGCGAACGGCTCGAGTTCGCGCGGGTCACACCCGACCTCGTCCGATTCGTCGGTGAGCGTTCGGGTTCCGACGACCTGAAAGCCCTGGCCACTGCGGGCAACAAGTCGGAGTTCAACGACTGGTCCTGGGGACGACAGTCGGTGGATGTCCTCGCCGAGCGCCCGATCCACGCCGACGTCGACGAATGGCTCGCAGTCCTCAAACCGCTGGCCCCGCGGTCATATTCGATCTCGTCGAGTCCGCTGGAAAGCCCCGGCGAGGTGCAGCTGACCGTGAATGCGGTGCGCTACAACCGATGCGGCATCCAGCGCGGCGGCGTGTGCTCGACCTTCCTCGCCGACCACGCCGAGGACACCGAGGTCGGGGTCTTCGTCACCTCGACCACGCACTTCCGCCCGCCCGCCGATCCCGACACCCCGATGATCATGATCGGGCCCGGCACCGGCATCGCCCCGTTCCGCGGCTTCCTCCGCGAGCGGGAGGCGTTGGGCCACAACGGCAAGAACTGGTTGTTCTTCGGCGAACAGTACTCGGCCACCGACTTCTACTATCGTGACGAGCTGACGACGATGCTCGGCGACGGCCTGCTGACTCGCCTCGACGTCGCCTTCTCCCGCGACCAGGACCGCAAGATCTACGTTCAGGACCGCATGGTCGAACACGGCGAAGAGCTCTATCGGTGGCTGCACGACGGCGCCCACGTCTACGTCTGCGGTGACGCGTCCCGGATGGCCAAGGACGTCGACGCGACATTGAAAGGGATTGTTGCGCAGCATGGTCGCCGCTCCCCCGCGAGTGCCGAGGCCTACGTCAAGGCCCTGGCCGCCGACAAGCGGTACGTGCGGGACGTGTACTGA
- a CDS encoding response regulator transcription factor, translating to MRILVVDDDRAVRESLRRSLTFNGYNVETAGDGIEALEKILADRPDVVILDVMMPRLDGLEVCRRLRSAGDDLPILVLTARDSVSERVSGLDAGADDYLPKPFALEELLARLRALLRRAAPDDDADSETLTFADLSLDPVTRDVTRGERPISLTRTEFALLEMLMANPRRVLSRSRILEEVWGYDFPTSGNALEVYVGYLRRKTEADGESRLIHTVRGVGYVLRETPP from the coding sequence ATGCGCATCCTCGTGGTAGACGACGACCGGGCGGTCCGGGAGTCGTTGCGACGGTCGCTCACCTTCAACGGATACAACGTCGAGACCGCGGGCGACGGCATCGAGGCACTCGAGAAGATCCTCGCCGATCGTCCGGACGTCGTCATCCTCGACGTCATGATGCCGCGCCTCGACGGCCTCGAGGTGTGCCGCCGACTCCGTTCCGCCGGTGACGACCTGCCGATCCTGGTACTCACGGCCCGCGACTCCGTTTCCGAGCGCGTCTCGGGACTCGACGCCGGCGCCGACGACTACCTCCCCAAGCCGTTCGCCCTCGAAGAGCTGCTCGCACGGTTGCGGGCGCTGCTGCGGCGGGCCGCGCCCGACGACGACGCCGACTCGGAGACGCTCACCTTCGCCGACCTCTCCCTTGATCCGGTGACGCGCGACGTCACCCGCGGCGAGCGGCCGATCAGCCTCACCCGCACCGAGTTCGCGCTGCTCGAGATGCTGATGGCCAATCCGCGCCGCGTGCTGTCCCGCAGCCGCATCCTCGAGGAGGTGTGGGGATACGACTTCCCGACCTCGGGCAACGCCCTCGAGGTGTACGTCGGTTACCTGCGCCGTAAGACCGAGGCCGACGGGGAGTCGCGACTCATCCACACCGTGCGCGGCGTCGGATACGTGCTCCGGGAGACCCCGCCCTAG
- a CDS encoding sensor histidine kinase, giving the protein MASFSRLREQLTRVLAGGSGASEASGEKEMRAPMPLTRAVSLRSRVTILSATVVLVSVSLMAAAAYFVVYRAMYNEVDQQLESRADGMAALARAGVLRSQPEQLVAGTVFSTNISVALVTPSGQTYLIGQVPFEDPEREIVRAPSVPGTNPQSLRTTRNQRVLTRKLDDGNTLVLAQSLIQTDRVLKRLAWVLLVVGCGGVALAALAGTTVGRAGLRPVARLNRAVERVARTNDLTPIPVTGNDELAKLTASFNAMLRALAESRDRQARLVADAGHELRTPLTSLRTNLELLIAASRPGAPAVPEQDMVDLRADVMAQIEELSTLVGDLVDLAREDAPEVVYEEVDLAEIVEQALERVRRRRNDVEFELDVAPWYIFGEQHGLSRAVLNVLDNAAKWSPPGTSVAVALTQTGMSTAQLTVADSGPGIPEEDRGLVFERFYRSTQSRSMPGSGLGLAIVRQVVERHGGTVVADTSPRGGALIRMTLPGRATPAEPSPQVIRQ; this is encoded by the coding sequence GTGGCGTCGTTCTCGCGGTTGCGCGAGCAGCTCACGCGCGTACTCGCCGGTGGCTCCGGAGCATCCGAAGCGTCCGGGGAGAAGGAGATGCGGGCGCCGATGCCGTTGACGCGGGCAGTGTCCCTGCGTTCGCGGGTCACCATCCTGTCGGCGACCGTTGTGCTCGTGTCGGTCAGTCTGATGGCCGCGGCCGCCTACTTCGTGGTGTACCGGGCGATGTACAACGAGGTCGACCAGCAGCTGGAGAGCCGTGCCGACGGCATGGCCGCCCTCGCGCGTGCCGGAGTGCTCCGCAGCCAGCCAGAGCAGCTGGTCGCGGGAACCGTGTTCTCCACCAACATCTCGGTGGCATTGGTGACGCCGAGCGGTCAGACCTACCTCATCGGGCAGGTCCCGTTCGAGGACCCCGAACGCGAGATCGTCCGCGCGCCATCGGTTCCCGGGACCAATCCGCAGAGTCTGCGCACCACGCGCAACCAGCGCGTGCTGACGCGCAAACTCGACGACGGCAACACCCTCGTCCTGGCTCAGAGTCTCATCCAGACCGACCGCGTGCTCAAACGCCTGGCCTGGGTCCTGCTCGTGGTCGGTTGCGGCGGAGTGGCTTTGGCGGCACTGGCCGGCACGACGGTCGGACGGGCGGGACTGAGACCGGTGGCCCGGCTCAACCGGGCCGTCGAACGGGTCGCGCGAACGAATGACCTGACCCCCATCCCGGTGACCGGGAACGACGAATTGGCCAAACTCACCGCGAGTTTCAACGCGATGCTCCGGGCACTCGCCGAATCCAGGGACCGGCAGGCACGTCTCGTCGCCGATGCCGGGCACGAACTGCGAACTCCGTTGACCTCCTTGCGTACCAACCTCGAACTCCTGATCGCGGCGAGCAGGCCGGGGGCACCGGCCGTTCCGGAACAGGACATGGTCGACCTGCGTGCCGACGTGATGGCCCAGATCGAGGAATTGTCGACGCTGGTGGGCGATCTCGTCGACCTGGCCCGAGAGGACGCGCCCGAGGTGGTCTACGAGGAGGTCGACCTCGCCGAGATCGTCGAGCAGGCCCTCGAGCGCGTCCGACGCCGTCGCAACGACGTCGAATTCGAACTCGACGTCGCGCCCTGGTACATCTTCGGCGAGCAGCACGGACTGTCCCGCGCGGTACTGAATGTGCTGGACAACGCGGCGAAGTGGAGCCCGCCGGGCACCTCGGTGGCCGTCGCGCTGACACAGACGGGGATGTCCACCGCGCAGCTGACCGTCGCCGACTCCGGTCCCGGAATCCCCGAGGAGGACCGCGGTCTCGTCTTCGAACGCTTCTATCGTTCGACACAGTCGCGGTCGATGCCGGGTTCCGGTCTCGGACTGGCGATCGTGCGGCAGGTCGTCGAGCGTCACGGCGGCACGGTCGTCGCCGACACCTCGCCGCGCGGCGGTGCACTCATCCGGATGACTTTGCCGGGCCGGGCAACTCCTGCGGAACCATCTCCGCAAGTGATTCGTCAATAA
- a CDS encoding S1C family serine protease, with protein MTTGGSQGGGPYGDGRQGQHEAGHQAHQGPASGAFPAQGGQPGYGGNNAPTSAYGNPGTSPLPSQGPYGGPGAGAYSQPGAYSQPGPAAFGPQTGARPAFGGPGGELPPQAPGKKGGGGRLAALGAGALVVALVAGGAGGAIGYTLADGSDGSSSSTSSGPLGGDPNANGNNKPVEAPAGSVQEVASRVLPSVVSIEVASAGAMGSGSGVVLSEDGVIMTNNHVVSAGGNGPAAKVAVNFSDGSRAQARVLGADPISDIAVIKVDRNDLTPVTVGNSNNLAVGQDVIAIGSPLGLAGTVTTGIISALNRPVLTSRDPGTNTTSVIDAIQTDAAINPGNSGGALVNARGALIGINTAIATLGGGEQQAGGSIGLGFAIPIDQAIRVAKQLESTGKASHANIGVSVRPSGDSDAPGAVVTDVTPGGPAAGAGIPKDAVITKVDDRPIPSGDALVAAIRSHAPGDTVTVTYTDGGNTKTAQVKLGTLEVK; from the coding sequence ATGACGACTGGCGGTTCGCAAGGTGGCGGTCCGTACGGAGATGGCCGGCAGGGTCAGCATGAGGCGGGCCACCAGGCCCATCAGGGGCCGGCCTCGGGAGCGTTCCCCGCGCAGGGTGGCCAGCCCGGTTACGGCGGCAACAACGCACCCACGTCGGCGTATGGCAATCCGGGAACCAGCCCTCTTCCGTCGCAAGGCCCCTACGGCGGTCCCGGCGCCGGCGCCTACTCGCAGCCGGGCGCCTACTCGCAGCCCGGTCCGGCTGCGTTCGGACCGCAGACGGGTGCGCGGCCCGCATTCGGCGGTCCGGGGGGCGAACTGCCCCCGCAGGCCCCCGGGAAGAAGGGTGGCGGCGGACGCCTGGCCGCACTCGGCGCGGGTGCCCTGGTGGTGGCTCTGGTCGCCGGCGGTGCGGGCGGCGCGATCGGCTACACGCTGGCCGACGGCTCGGACGGGTCGTCGAGCAGCACGAGCAGTGGTCCGCTCGGCGGCGACCCCAACGCGAACGGCAACAACAAGCCCGTCGAGGCCCCGGCCGGCTCGGTCCAGGAGGTCGCGTCCCGGGTGCTTCCGTCGGTCGTCTCCATCGAGGTCGCCTCGGCCGGTGCGATGGGGTCGGGATCGGGCGTCGTCCTCAGCGAGGACGGCGTAATCATGACCAACAACCACGTCGTGAGCGCCGGCGGCAACGGCCCCGCCGCCAAGGTCGCGGTCAACTTCTCCGACGGTTCGCGTGCGCAGGCCCGGGTGCTCGGCGCCGACCCGATCTCCGACATCGCGGTCATCAAGGTCGACCGGAACGATCTGACCCCGGTCACGGTGGGCAACTCGAACAACCTCGCGGTCGGGCAGGACGTCATCGCCATCGGTTCGCCGCTCGGACTCGCCGGAACGGTCACCACGGGCATCATCAGCGCGCTCAACCGACCTGTCCTGACCTCCCGCGATCCGGGCACCAACACCACCTCGGTGATCGATGCCATCCAGACCGACGCCGCGATCAATCCCGGCAACTCGGGCGGTGCGCTGGTGAACGCCAGGGGAGCACTGATCGGCATCAACACCGCCATCGCCACCCTCGGTGGAGGCGAGCAGCAGGCCGGTGGCAGCATCGGACTCGGGTTCGCGATCCCCATCGACCAGGCGATCCGCGTGGCCAAGCAGCTCGAGTCCACGGGCAAGGCCAGCCACGCCAACATCGGTGTGTCCGTGCGCCCGAGCGGTGACTCCGACGCGCCCGGCGCCGTCGTCACCGATGTGACCCCGGGCGGACCTGCGGCGGGCGCGGGCATCCCGAAGGACGCGGTCATCACCAAGGTCGACGACCGTCCGATCCCGTCGGGCGACGCACTCGTGGCGGCCATCCGGTCGCATGCGCCGGGGGACACGGTCACGGTGACCTACACAGACGGCGGGAACACCAAGACCGCACAGGTCAAGTTGGGCACGCTCGAGGTGAAGTGA
- a CDS encoding MogA/MoaB family molybdenum cofactor biosynthesis protein, with amino-acid sequence MSDAGSTVPGSTAISGDTVGEGESLDVRLAGDAGRVDPADVVAADAAAREFVARHEQAAHRPQGEEIGRALVVVVDDEAAHGEDQRLLGPLVGELLAEAGFHVDAAVVVSGDEVEIRNALNTAVIGGVDLVVSVGGVGVGARDVTPEATEPLLDRRLRGIEEAIRSSGLAAGATDGGLSRGLAGISGQTLVVNIANSRAAVRDGMATAAPLAKYVIESISEF; translated from the coding sequence ATGTCTGATGCCGGATCCACCGTTCCCGGAAGCACCGCCATCTCCGGCGACACCGTAGGAGAAGGGGAGTCGCTGGACGTCCGTCTCGCGGGTGATGCGGGTCGGGTCGATCCGGCCGACGTGGTGGCCGCCGATGCCGCGGCGCGCGAGTTCGTCGCGCGCCACGAGCAGGCCGCCCACCGCCCACAGGGCGAGGAGATCGGCCGGGCACTGGTCGTAGTCGTCGACGACGAGGCGGCGCACGGTGAAGACCAGCGCCTGCTCGGGCCGCTCGTCGGCGAACTGCTCGCCGAGGCAGGATTCCACGTCGACGCCGCCGTTGTCGTTTCCGGCGACGAGGTGGAGATCCGGAACGCTCTGAACACCGCGGTGATCGGTGGCGTCGACCTGGTGGTGTCGGTGGGCGGTGTGGGCGTCGGCGCCCGCGACGTGACCCCGGAGGCCACCGAACCGCTGCTCGACCGCCGGCTGCGCGGCATCGAGGAGGCGATCCGTAGCTCCGGGCTCGCCGCCGGGGCGACCGACGGTGGACTTTCGCGCGGGCTGGCCGGAATCTCCGGGCAGACCCTGGTCGTCAATATCGCCAATTCTCGCGCCGCGGTGCGCGACGGAATGGCGACCGCCGCCCCTCTCGCGAAGTATGTGATCGAGTCCATCAGCGAGTTCTGA
- a CDS encoding MspA family porin, with amino-acid sequence MSKFSKLGLRRAAGAVAIASAAVVGLAGMGAGDAAAGKLANGYKKASGIEGESIQTWRTGEFALPAPSVANNGAGRSAVVSGVYQAKASKGVSGNLAVKLLVGCQVDITGLSGGLGGALDIAGGFEASGALSIPLSPGQVAVVDITDKDLADNGQAAIQLSQFEVSVQQCGGFASARTITKVIGAKGYSTDDGKVSGEGSLIQSTLYGQPFSLN; translated from the coding sequence ATGAGCAAGTTCAGCAAGCTTGGGCTGCGCCGCGCCGCGGGCGCCGTCGCGATCGCCTCGGCCGCGGTCGTGGGCCTGGCCGGCATGGGCGCCGGTGATGCGGCAGCAGGAAAGCTGGCCAACGGATACAAGAAGGCTTCGGGCATCGAGGGCGAGTCCATCCAGACGTGGCGCACCGGTGAGTTCGCACTCCCGGCCCCGTCGGTCGCCAACAACGGCGCGGGCCGCTCCGCAGTCGTTTCCGGCGTGTACCAGGCCAAGGCCAGCAAGGGTGTCTCCGGCAACCTCGCCGTCAAGCTGCTCGTCGGCTGCCAGGTCGACATCACCGGTCTCTCCGGCGGTCTCGGGGGTGCTCTCGACATCGCCGGCGGTTTCGAGGCCAGCGGTGCGCTGAGCATCCCGCTGTCGCCCGGACAGGTCGCTGTCGTCGACATCACCGACAAGGATCTCGCCGACAACGGTCAGGCCGCGATCCAGCTGTCGCAGTTCGAGGTCTCCGTCCAGCAGTGCGGTGGCTTCGCCTCGGCGCGCACCATCACCAAGGTGATCGGCGCCAAGGGCTACAGCACCGACGACGGCAAGGTCAGCGGCGAAGGCTCCCTCATCCAGTCCACCCTGTACGGCCAGCCCTTCAGCCTCAACTGA
- a CDS encoding MspA family porin produces MKKNITRRVVAAAGLTGAVAMGLTSLAAGGATAGPLPGGTVTRTLVDGTPVTVQLFDEYVNVQRAVTNVQTSREVWVSGKVKVTVGGKAEGGSVNAGYLVGCQVNFGASAEGGAGVSGNAIDQTAAPSGEVGAGFTLGPGQASYFPIIETTSGTDTAYSDYKVNSYSFKGKSGGVVYSQEKFGMDGCAGYASAKAKIKVTVSTDAVKGVITLYGKPFSIG; encoded by the coding sequence ATGAAGAAGAACATCACGCGTCGCGTGGTTGCGGCTGCCGGTCTCACCGGCGCCGTCGCGATGGGGCTGACCAGCTTGGCTGCCGGTGGCGCCACCGCAGGTCCGCTGCCGGGCGGCACCGTCACCCGGACCCTGGTCGACGGCACCCCCGTCACCGTCCAGCTCTTCGACGAGTACGTCAACGTCCAGCGCGCCGTCACCAACGTCCAGACCAGCCGTGAGGTCTGGGTCTCGGGCAAGGTCAAGGTCACCGTCGGCGGCAAGGCCGAGGGCGGCTCGGTCAACGCCGGCTACCTGGTCGGCTGCCAGGTCAACTTCGGCGCCAGCGCCGAGGGCGGCGCCGGCGTCAGCGGCAACGCGATCGACCAGACCGCCGCCCCGTCGGGCGAGGTGGGCGCGGGCTTCACCCTCGGACCCGGCCAGGCCAGCTACTTCCCGATCATCGAGACCACCTCGGGCACTGACACCGCGTACAGCGACTACAAGGTCAACTCGTACTCGTTCAAGGGCAAGTCCGGCGGCGTCGTCTACAGCCAGGAGAAGTTCGGCATGGACGGCTGCGCGGGCTACGCCTCGGCGAAGGCCAAGATCAAGGTGACCGTCAGCACCGACGCCGTGAAGGGTGTCATCACCCTGTACGGCAAGCCGTTCAGCATCGGCTGA